One window of the Chryseobacterium camelliae genome contains the following:
- a CDS encoding transporter gives MNKNKYFFTSVLALLLHSLCAGQQQNAESHYSLFKPVPKALMREMETDRPDVTESPYTVDAGHFQYETDIVNLVRERTELQKTSTLLINHANIKIGITGSTAIQIGFPTYGIQKETDLVTGAVTTARGFGDISLRVKQNLIGNDNGKFALAVLPYIKLPTSGYDDESRLEGGLIVPMLYKLPGEWKIGMQVEVDRLKDTDQPAMHTQFLQTLTLSHPLVKSVEGIAETYYTYDFKAHHLSNYVNAAVQMEVAKDFKVDAGINYGLQHDAEKHYFVGASYRL, from the coding sequence ATGAATAAAAACAAATATTTTTTTACTTCCGTTCTTGCCCTGTTGCTTCATTCTTTATGTGCCGGACAGCAGCAGAATGCCGAATCGCATTATTCGCTGTTTAAACCTGTTCCGAAAGCACTGATGAGAGAAATGGAAACCGACCGTCCTGATGTAACTGAATCTCCCTACACTGTGGATGCCGGACATTTCCAGTATGAAACCGATATCGTTAACCTGGTTCGTGAAAGAACTGAGCTGCAGAAGACCAGTACCCTGCTGATCAATCATGCCAACATAAAAATCGGAATTACCGGCTCCACTGCCATACAGATAGGTTTCCCAACCTACGGCATACAGAAGGAAACCGATCTGGTTACCGGTGCTGTAACCACAGCCCGTGGCTTTGGAGACATCAGCCTCAGGGTAAAACAGAACCTGATAGGAAATGACAATGGGAAATTTGCCCTAGCCGTTCTGCCCTACATCAAACTCCCGACTTCCGGATATGACGACGAAAGCCGCCTGGAAGGAGGGCTGATTGTCCCAATGCTCTATAAACTGCCCGGGGAATGGAAAATCGGGATGCAGGTAGAAGTTGACAGGCTGAAAGATACAGACCAGCCGGCCATGCATACGCAATTCCTGCAGACCCTTACTCTCAGCCATCCCCTGGTAAAAAGTGTGGAGGGAATTGCAGAAACCTATTATACCTATGATTTCAAAGCCCATCATCTATCCAATTACGTTAATGCTGCGGTCCAGATGGAAGTAGCCAAGGATTTTAAGGTTGATGCGGGAATCAATTACGGGCTCCAGCACGATGCGGAAAAACATTATTTTGTCGGTGCCTCTTACCGGCTGTAA
- a CDS encoding efflux RND transporter permease subunit: MVEMFIKRKVLSLVISIVFVLVGIMALTQMPITQFPDIVPPSVTVTAKYTGANAEVSADAVALPLERAINGVPGMTYMSTVTSNDGLTVIQVFFEVGTDPDLAAVNVQNRVTTILDELPEEVIRAGVTTEKEVNSMLMYLNITSTDPSQDEQFIYNFTDINVLQELKRLDGVGRAEIMGQKEYSMRVWLDPQKMAVYNISTDEVVQALQKQNISAAPGKVGESSGKQAGQLQYVVKYKGKFFEPQQYGEIPVRADEEGTILKLKDIAKVEFGAMTYGMISKTDGRPSASIMMKQRPGSNASEVIQNVKDKMAELKAGSFPPGMDYNMAYDVSRFLDASISAVIKTLLEAFVLVAIVVFLFLQDWRSTLIPVLAIPVALIGTFAFMNMLGFSVNLLTLFALVLAIGIVVDNAIVVVEAVHVKMEEGYQPMEATIISTKEIAGAVVAITLVMSAVFIPVAFLDGPVGVFYRQFSLTLAISIVISGINALTLTPALCALILKPHVHGRKKNLMDRVFGSFNAFLEKVTNGYVRILSRFATRTMVTFGLLVAFILLTWGSTKFLASGFIPMEDQGMAYVSVTTPQGATVERTEKVLDEITAIAKKMDGVENVTTLAGYNVITEIAGSSYGMAMISLKDWKERGVSVNDFLRELNKKTKGISDAEIEAFAPPTVPGFGNSSGFELRLLDRTGGSIDHMDAVTRDFIKKLNESPELKNSFTSFDATFPQYMINMDYDMAAKKGISVDNAMSTLQTMLGSYYATNFIRFRQMYKVMVQASPEYRDTPESILNLYLKNDKGEMVPFSTFVTIERVYGPEVLTRYNMYMSAMINGEPADGYSSGDAIAAVEKAAAETLPKGFEIEWSGMTREEILSGNQTVYIFLVCLVFVYLLLAAQYESFLLPMPVLLSLPTGIFGSYIALLVCGLDNNIYAQVALVMLIGLLAKNAILIVEFAIASYKEGNGIIPSAIEGARQRLRPILMTSFAFIAGLIPLCVASGAGAVGNRSIGTAAAGGMLIGTVFGLIIIPGLYIFFATLENRKKNETTS, encoded by the coding sequence ATGGTAGAAATGTTTATCAAGCGGAAGGTCCTTTCGCTGGTGATTTCCATTGTCTTTGTGCTGGTGGGGATTATGGCCCTGACGCAAATGCCGATTACGCAGTTTCCCGATATCGTTCCTCCGTCGGTAACGGTAACGGCCAAATATACCGGTGCCAATGCCGAAGTTTCCGCAGATGCGGTAGCTCTGCCACTGGAACGGGCGATCAACGGTGTGCCCGGCATGACCTATATGTCAACCGTTACATCAAATGACGGATTAACTGTCATACAGGTATTCTTTGAAGTGGGAACGGATCCAGATCTCGCTGCCGTCAATGTGCAGAACAGGGTAACCACAATCCTGGATGAATTGCCTGAAGAAGTGATCAGGGCCGGTGTTACTACCGAGAAAGAAGTGAACAGCATGTTGATGTACCTGAACATCACCAGCACGGATCCCAGTCAGGACGAGCAGTTTATCTATAACTTCACAGACATTAATGTCCTTCAGGAGCTGAAGCGGCTGGATGGGGTAGGACGAGCTGAAATTATGGGGCAGAAGGAATACTCCATGCGGGTATGGCTTGATCCCCAGAAAATGGCGGTGTACAATATTTCCACAGATGAAGTGGTACAGGCACTCCAGAAACAGAATATCTCCGCTGCGCCCGGAAAGGTGGGCGAATCTTCCGGTAAGCAGGCCGGGCAGCTTCAGTATGTCGTTAAATACAAAGGAAAATTCTTTGAGCCTCAACAGTACGGAGAAATTCCGGTGCGGGCTGATGAAGAAGGAACTATTTTAAAGCTAAAAGATATTGCCAAAGTGGAATTCGGGGCCATGACCTACGGCATGATTTCCAAAACCGACGGCCGGCCTTCCGCATCCATCATGATGAAGCAGAGACCGGGCTCCAATGCTTCCGAAGTTATTCAGAATGTAAAAGATAAAATGGCAGAGCTGAAAGCAGGTTCCTTTCCTCCCGGGATGGATTATAATATGGCCTATGACGTTTCCAGGTTTTTGGATGCTTCTATAAGCGCGGTTATAAAAACGCTTTTAGAGGCCTTTGTACTCGTGGCGATTGTTGTTTTCCTGTTCTTACAGGACTGGCGTTCCACCCTGATCCCTGTACTGGCTATTCCGGTAGCACTGATCGGGACTTTTGCCTTTATGAACATGCTCGGCTTCTCAGTAAACCTCCTTACTCTGTTTGCCCTTGTGCTGGCCATCGGTATTGTGGTGGATAATGCCATTGTAGTGGTAGAGGCAGTCCATGTAAAAATGGAAGAAGGATATCAGCCTATGGAAGCTACCATCATTTCGACCAAAGAGATCGCAGGCGCTGTGGTGGCCATTACCCTGGTGATGTCGGCAGTATTTATTCCCGTAGCATTCCTGGATGGCCCGGTAGGCGTATTTTACCGGCAGTTTTCCCTGACGCTTGCTATCAGTATCGTGATTTCCGGGATTAATGCCTTAACGCTTACCCCTGCTTTATGTGCGCTTATTTTAAAGCCTCATGTGCACGGCCGTAAAAAAAACCTGATGGACCGGGTCTTCGGTTCTTTCAATGCTTTCCTCGAAAAAGTGACCAACGGGTACGTAAGGATCCTATCTAGGTTTGCTACCAGAACGATGGTTACCTTCGGCCTTCTGGTTGCCTTTATCCTGCTTACCTGGGGGAGTACAAAGTTCCTGGCATCCGGGTTTATCCCAATGGAAGACCAGGGGATGGCGTACGTGAGCGTGACTACGCCGCAGGGTGCAACTGTGGAAAGGACTGAAAAAGTACTGGATGAAATTACAGCCATTGCCAAAAAAATGGATGGGGTGGAAAATGTGACGACCCTGGCAGGGTACAATGTCATCACGGAAATTGCAGGCTCATCTTACGGAATGGCCATGATCAGCCTTAAAGACTGGAAGGAACGGGGTGTATCGGTTAATGATTTCCTCAGGGAACTAAATAAAAAGACAAAGGGAATTTCCGATGCCGAGATCGAAGCGTTTGCGCCACCCACTGTGCCCGGATTCGGGAACAGCAGCGGCTTTGAACTCCGGCTTCTGGACCGTACCGGAGGAAGCATAGACCATATGGATGCTGTTACCCGGGATTTCATAAAAAAGCTGAATGAAAGCCCCGAGCTTAAGAACAGCTTCACCAGTTTCGATGCGACATTCCCGCAGTATATGATCAATATGGATTACGATATGGCGGCCAAGAAAGGGATTTCTGTGGATAATGCCATGTCTACCCTGCAAACGATGCTCGGATCCTATTATGCAACCAATTTCATCCGCTTCAGGCAGATGTACAAGGTAATGGTTCAGGCAAGCCCGGAATACCGCGATACACCGGAAAGCATCCTGAATTTATACCTGAAAAACGACAAAGGCGAAATGGTGCCGTTCTCCACCTTCGTCACGATAGAGCGTGTGTACGGACCTGAGGTGCTTACACGATACAATATGTATATGTCTGCCATGATCAACGGTGAACCGGCAGACGGGTACAGCTCCGGAGATGCCATTGCAGCCGTGGAGAAAGCAGCTGCGGAAACTCTTCCGAAAGGTTTTGAGATAGAATGGTCGGGAATGACCCGGGAGGAAATCCTCTCCGGTAATCAGACCGTATATATCTTCCTGGTCTGCCTCGTATTCGTCTACCTTCTGCTGGCGGCGCAGTATGAAAGCTTCCTTTTGCCAATGCCGGTGCTGCTGAGCCTGCCGACGGGTATTTTCGGGTCCTATATTGCGCTGCTGGTCTGCGGCCTGGACAATAATATCTATGCGCAGGTGGCCCTCGTCATGCTCATCGGGCTTCTGGCTAAAAATGCCATCCTGATTGTAGAGTTTGCCATTGCCAGCTATAAGGAAGGCAACGGGATCATTCCTTCCGCCATTGAGGGGGCCAGACAGCGTCTACGCCCGATCCTGATGACTTCATTTGCCTTTATTGCAGGGCTGATCCCGCTCTGTGTGGCTTCCGGGGCAGGAGCCGTGGGGAACCGTTCGATCGGGACCGCCGCTGCTGGAGGGATGCTGATCGGGACCGTTTTCGGGCTCATCATCATTCCTGGATTATACATTTTTTTCGCAACCCTTGAAAACAGAAAGAAGAATGAAACGACATCATAA
- a CDS encoding efflux RND transporter periplasmic adaptor subunit → MNTKSFIVCIAALLCAYSCVKSNTSHHKENKEVPVFQVKQKDTLISSQFVTDIQAKRNVELRSRVDGIIDHIYVNEGQSVRKGQPLFKINDAELKMDLLKAEAQCRQAKADLRIAEVELKQVKSLYDKSFVAGNELELVKARLSSAKGKYAFADAERKAVLQKINFSTVTAPFNGVIDVIPHKDGSLVTNGTLLTTLSQLDEVYAYFSIPENLYFELLSKDKLGKHQKIQLVLPNGMAYQFNGALKSAESEIDRATGSIRYKVLFPNPDHLIKHGTSGKLTISEVENNAVLIPQKSTFSIQDKTYVFRVGKDNKVKMTNVTVSTSLKDAYLVESGIRPGDRIVFEGTQSLKDGDMIIVKKKL, encoded by the coding sequence ATGAATACAAAAAGTTTCATAGTATGCATTGCTGCATTATTATGCGCATACTCATGTGTCAAAAGCAATACCAGTCACCATAAAGAAAATAAGGAAGTACCTGTATTTCAGGTCAAACAAAAAGATACCCTGATCAGCAGCCAGTTTGTAACAGACATTCAGGCCAAGAGAAACGTAGAGCTCCGCTCCCGTGTGGACGGGATTATCGATCATATCTACGTTAATGAAGGACAGTCCGTAAGGAAAGGTCAGCCACTGTTCAAGATCAATGATGCCGAACTTAAAATGGACCTCCTGAAAGCGGAAGCCCAGTGCAGGCAGGCAAAAGCCGACCTGCGCATTGCAGAAGTTGAGCTGAAGCAGGTCAAAAGCCTCTATGACAAAAGTTTTGTTGCAGGCAATGAACTGGAACTGGTGAAAGCCAGGCTGTCATCCGCAAAAGGTAAATACGCTTTTGCCGATGCAGAGCGGAAAGCCGTATTGCAGAAAATAAATTTTTCAACGGTAACCGCGCCCTTCAACGGCGTCATTGATGTCATACCCCACAAAGACGGAAGCCTGGTTACCAATGGTACTCTGCTGACCACACTTTCCCAGCTGGATGAGGTATATGCCTATTTTTCCATTCCGGAAAATCTGTATTTTGAGCTTTTGTCTAAAGATAAGCTGGGCAAACACCAGAAGATCCAGTTGGTGCTTCCCAACGGGATGGCCTACCAGTTCAACGGTGCCCTGAAATCAGCCGAAAGCGAGATTGACCGTGCCACAGGATCCATCCGCTACAAAGTACTCTTCCCGAATCCTGACCATCTCATCAAACACGGGACCTCAGGAAAGCTGACGATTTCAGAGGTAGAGAACAATGCGGTGCTGATCCCGCAGAAATCCACTTTTTCCATTCAGGACAAAACCTATGTCTTCAGGGTAGGAAAAGATAACAAGGTGAAGATGACCAATGTTACCGTAAGCACTTCCCTGAAGGATGCTTATCTGGTAGAAAGCGGCATCAGACCGGGAGACCGGATTGTGTTTGAAGGTACCCAGTCCCTGAAAGACGGCGACATGATCATCGTTAAAAAGAAGCTGTAA
- a CDS encoding glycosyltransferase family A protein, with amino-acid sequence MFGELNPDQSENNTIGVSVIIPIYNTGKFLSEAIESVLQQSFRNFEILLIDDGSNDNSASVCRGYVDSDQRITYYHQNNSGVSAARNAGLSRARGKYVYFLDSDDSLEENFLKTSFDAAEKQNSDILIVGPYHCKRRAGLAALPTCAQFLKREFLEKHPDIRFPEKIQPCEDGLFSHQLLALTSAVGTNPEGIYFYRQHESQNHRMINGNTGSVMSQIPAWINILRNFYREYDLLDTHALHLILFLEHEPFGLRYLAMNLTDQQKSQLHQMIKSYVAELMPYISEDQKKNISRPFLHFVSIEDSSGFQVYYDDYVKKEKMKKKLYFFLIKCIPLKALRTNMRKTMREKFER; translated from the coding sequence ATGTTTGGTGAATTGAATCCTGATCAGTCTGAAAATAACACTATCGGCGTATCGGTAATCATTCCGATTTATAATACAGGTAAGTTCCTTTCCGAAGCAATAGAAAGCGTACTGCAACAAAGTTTCCGCAATTTTGAGATTTTGCTGATTGATGACGGGAGCAATGATAACAGTGCTTCTGTATGCCGTGGATACGTTGATTCTGATCAAAGAATTACCTATTATCATCAGAATAATTCAGGGGTTTCTGCTGCAAGAAATGCAGGATTGTCCCGTGCCAGGGGAAAATATGTTTACTTTCTCGATTCTGATGACAGCCTTGAGGAAAATTTTCTGAAAACCTCTTTTGACGCTGCGGAAAAGCAAAACAGCGATATCCTTATTGTCGGGCCTTACCATTGTAAACGCCGGGCCGGTTTGGCGGCATTGCCCACGTGCGCGCAGTTCCTGAAACGGGAATTCCTGGAAAAACATCCGGATATCCGGTTTCCGGAGAAAATTCAGCCCTGCGAAGACGGGCTGTTTTCCCATCAGCTGCTTGCACTTACATCAGCTGTAGGGACTAATCCTGAAGGGATTTATTTCTACAGGCAGCATGAATCTCAAAACCACCGCATGATCAACGGCAATACCGGAAGCGTTATGAGCCAGATTCCTGCCTGGATCAACATTCTGCGTAATTTCTACAGGGAATACGATTTATTGGATACCCACGCACTGCACCTGATTCTGTTCCTGGAACACGAACCGTTCGGGTTGCGGTATCTGGCTATGAATTTAACGGATCAGCAAAAGAGCCAGTTGCACCAGATGATAAAATCTTATGTAGCTGAACTGATGCCTTACATCAGCGAAGATCAGAAAAAGAATATCAGCAGGCCATTCTTACATTTTGTAAGTATAGAAGACAGTTCAGGTTTCCAGGTCTATTATGACGATTATGTAAAGAAGGAGAAAATGAAAAAGAAGCTTTATTTCTTCCTTATTAAATGCATTCCGTTAAAAGCCCTCAGGACGAATATGAGAAAAACAATGAGAGAAAAATTTGAGCGATGA
- a CDS encoding TolC family protein: MKRHHKFKSLLYGAAVLMLASCAVPKVTAVKETKPLPERAVIADSLNGGTNFTGIDLKSYFTDPKLLALFEKVKKANPDFQIARQRVAMANSLLRRSKTAMLPSLDVGVIVSGDRYGKYTMEGVGNYDTNLSSNITEDQKINTTFTPNYWLGARSSWEIDAWGKLRNRKEAALNKFLASEEGLKLLQTDLFTDIANLYYDLIALDKRLKIYEDNYNLQKRAFEIIKAQREVGKVTELAVQQFRAQNNNWLAEIEHIKVEIVTVKQAIATLTGVYGGDVERSDVLLPTDFGILNSDLNVDAVIHSRPDVISNYYSLQASHADAKAARAAFYPKIDLGATFGLNAFSAGTLFRPASLAGQLLGGLMVPVFNRGQLEYEFKIADSEQEIAFLNYQNSVTTAFNELQSILKQTRIFHRVLELKEEEVKHLDKGIEVSNDLYITGYANYFELINAQRSKLQAELDLLRFRHENTRNNVLLFKALGGRLQ, encoded by the coding sequence ATGAAACGACATCATAAATTCAAATCTCTGCTCTATGGTGCCGCAGTATTAATGCTGGCATCCTGTGCAGTACCGAAAGTAACAGCGGTAAAAGAAACAAAGCCGTTGCCTGAAAGAGCCGTTATTGCAGACAGCCTGAACGGTGGAACGAACTTTACCGGTATTGATCTTAAAAGCTATTTTACGGATCCGAAGCTGCTGGCCCTTTTTGAAAAGGTGAAAAAAGCCAATCCTGACTTTCAGATCGCCCGGCAGCGTGTCGCCATGGCCAACAGCCTGCTGAGGCGTTCCAAAACAGCAATGCTGCCCTCACTGGATGTAGGTGTAATCGTTTCCGGTGACCGCTACGGGAAATATACCATGGAAGGGGTAGGGAACTATGATACCAACCTTTCATCCAACATTACGGAAGACCAGAAAATCAACACGACTTTCACTCCGAATTACTGGTTGGGAGCAAGAAGCAGCTGGGAGATTGATGCCTGGGGAAAACTCAGGAACAGGAAGGAAGCTGCCCTGAATAAATTCCTGGCATCGGAGGAAGGGCTTAAACTCCTGCAGACCGATCTGTTTACCGATATTGCCAATCTGTATTACGACCTTATTGCCCTGGATAAAAGGCTGAAGATCTATGAGGATAACTATAACCTCCAGAAGCGGGCATTTGAAATCATTAAGGCACAGCGTGAAGTAGGGAAGGTAACTGAACTGGCAGTACAGCAGTTCAGGGCCCAGAATAACAACTGGCTGGCCGAGATCGAACATATTAAAGTGGAGATCGTTACAGTGAAACAGGCTATTGCAACGCTCACCGGGGTGTATGGCGGAGATGTAGAACGCAGCGATGTGCTTTTACCCACTGACTTCGGAATACTCAATTCGGACCTTAATGTAGATGCCGTTATCCACTCACGGCCGGATGTCATTTCAAACTATTATTCCCTCCAGGCCTCGCATGCGGATGCAAAGGCGGCAAGGGCAGCATTCTATCCTAAAATTGACCTCGGTGCCACATTCGGGTTGAATGCTTTTTCTGCGGGCACCCTGTTCAGGCCTGCTTCACTGGCGGGGCAGCTCCTGGGCGGGCTGATGGTTCCTGTGTTCAACAGAGGACAGCTGGAATATGAATTCAAAATTGCAGACAGCGAACAGGAAATAGCATTCCTCAACTACCAGAACAGCGTGACAACAGCATTCAATGAACTCCAGTCGATCCTGAAGCAGACCCGGATTTTCCACCGTGTCCTGGAGCTGAAGGAGGAAGAGGTGAAGCACCTGGATAAAGGGATCGAAGTATCCAATGACCTGTATATTACCGGCTATGCAAACTACTTTGAACTGATCAATGCCCAGAGAAGTAAGCTCCAGGCTGAGCTTGACCTGCTCAGGTTCAGGCATGAAAATACCCGGAATAATGTTTTGCTTTTTAAAGCATTGGGAGGAAGGTTGCAATAA
- a CDS encoding DUF421 domain-containing protein, with translation MGYIFFENWANVWHMALMTVISFITLFILIRISGKRTLAKFNAFDFIVTVALGSVLAYMMLAQITFTEGVVVLLLIIGLQYLFARLSRESDAMDKVLNASPRLLF, from the coding sequence ATGGGATATATTTTTTTTGAAAACTGGGCTAATGTATGGCATATGGCCCTGATGACGGTTATATCTTTTATTACTCTCTTTATACTGATCAGGATTTCCGGCAAACGGACACTGGCTAAATTCAACGCCTTTGATTTTATCGTTACGGTGGCATTGGGTTCCGTACTGGCCTATATGATGCTGGCTCAGATTACCTTTACTGAAGGAGTCGTGGTATTACTGCTGATCATAGGCCTGCAATATCTTTTCGCAAGGCTTTCGCGGGAATCGGACGCCATGGACAAAGTGCTTAACGCTTCGCCAAGGCTTTTGTTTTAA
- the dinB gene encoding DNA polymerase IV, with amino-acid sequence MNRAIVHMDLDAFFVSCERRNNDALKGIPLIIGGGDRGVVASCSYEARKFGVHSAMPIRMALRLCPEAKIIKGDHELYSNLSHTVTEVIREKVPLMEKASIDEFYLDLSGMDKFFGCFRWTQEMALSITKEVGLPVSFALSANKTVSKIGTGESKPEGRLKIAETEIRPFLNPLSVRKIPMVSDRTFQLLSRVGIRTIHTLSEMPVLVLQQMIGANGKELWKKANGIDENPVIPYSERKSISTEKTFATDTIDIPDLQRILNGMSEKLAYQLRQEKWLTSTIVVKIRYANFDTETKQSRVAYTSADHTLSRVALELFNRLYTRRMRIRLIGLRFTDLVHGRYQMNLFEDTEEQMSLYQAMDRLKNRFGADAVGRASGFDFEHKNLL; translated from the coding sequence ATGAACCGTGCAATTGTACATATGGACCTGGACGCCTTCTTCGTATCCTGCGAGAGGCGTAACAATGATGCCCTCAAGGGAATCCCGCTCATTATAGGAGGCGGAGACCGGGGCGTTGTAGCATCCTGTTCCTATGAAGCACGGAAATTCGGTGTACATTCTGCCATGCCTATCCGGATGGCATTAAGGCTTTGTCCGGAAGCAAAAATCATCAAAGGCGATCATGAACTCTATTCCAATCTGTCTCATACGGTAACCGAAGTCATCCGGGAAAAAGTTCCGTTGATGGAGAAAGCGAGCATCGATGAATTTTACCTGGACCTGTCCGGGATGGATAAATTTTTCGGATGTTTCCGCTGGACCCAGGAGATGGCGTTATCCATTACCAAGGAAGTGGGTCTCCCAGTCAGCTTTGCATTGTCCGCCAATAAAACGGTTTCCAAAATCGGGACCGGTGAATCCAAGCCTGAAGGCAGGCTGAAAATCGCGGAAACGGAGATCCGGCCTTTTTTGAACCCGCTATCCGTCCGGAAAATCCCGATGGTGAGCGACCGCACATTCCAGCTGCTTTCCCGGGTAGGCATCCGTACGATCCATACTTTATCTGAAATGCCCGTCCTGGTCCTCCAGCAGATGATCGGGGCCAACGGAAAAGAACTGTGGAAGAAAGCCAACGGCATCGATGAAAATCCGGTCATCCCCTATTCCGAACGCAAATCCATCTCCACAGAAAAGACTTTCGCTACCGATACCATCGATATCCCGGACCTGCAAAGGATCCTGAACGGGATGTCGGAAAAGCTGGCTTACCAGCTGAGGCAGGAGAAATGGCTAACCTCTACCATAGTGGTGAAAATCCGGTACGCCAACTTCGATACAGAGACCAAACAGAGCAGGGTCGCCTATACCTCAGCGGACCATACCCTGTCAAGGGTTGCGCTGGAACTTTTCAACCGGCTGTATACGCGCAGGATGCGGATCCGGCTTATCGGCCTGCGATTTACCGATCTTGTCCACGGAAGATACCAGATGAACCTTTTTGAGGATACCGAAGAGCAGATGAGCCTGTACCAGGCCATGGACCGTCTTAAAAACCGTTTCGGAGCGGATGCTGTCGGCAGGGCTTCGGGCTTTGATTTTGAACATAAAAACCTATTATAA
- a CDS encoding XRE family transcriptional regulator codes for MSIFSENIRFLRAQKNISQQELADKILLSRVRYSKYEDGRSEAPYELLIRISKYFNVSIDLLLTVDIRKYPLEDILKLPDNRIVLPVIVDKLGNNSIEIVPQKASMGYLSGYSDPEYIESLQRISLPFLVNGKYRAFPAQGDSMPPFKDGSYIIGKYVEDINDLKTGKSYVFVTLNDGISYKRFKAKKGKSVTVAADNPFYKPYDIPLGEIVEVWQYASGIFPEDFEPDHYESYNIKDMFMELRRDIRDLDDKVSGIK; via the coding sequence ATGTCTATTTTTTCAGAAAACATCAGGTTTTTAAGGGCTCAGAAAAATATATCCCAGCAGGAACTGGCGGATAAAATTTTACTGAGCAGGGTGCGCTATTCCAAATACGAAGACGGGCGTTCCGAGGCTCCGTATGAGCTTCTGATCAGGATTTCAAAATATTTCAATGTAAGCATCGATCTGCTGCTGACGGTTGATATCCGCAAATATCCTCTGGAGGATATTTTAAAACTTCCGGATAACAGGATCGTGCTGCCCGTTATTGTGGATAAACTCGGGAACAACAGTATTGAAATTGTACCTCAGAAGGCATCGATGGGTTATCTGTCCGGGTACAGTGACCCTGAATACATTGAAAGCTTACAGCGGATTTCACTGCCTTTTCTGGTCAACGGTAAATACAGGGCATTCCCGGCGCAGGGCGATTCCATGCCTCCGTTTAAAGACGGATCTTATATCATCGGCAAATATGTTGAAGACATCAATGACCTTAAGACCGGTAAAAGTTATGTTTTTGTCACTTTAAACGATGGTATTTCCTATAAACGGTTTAAAGCTAAGAAAGGGAAATCTGTTACCGTAGCTGCCGACAACCCGTTTTATAAGCCTTACGATATTCCGTTAGGGGAAATTGTGGAGGTATGGCAGTATGCTTCGGGGATATTCCCTGAGGATTTTGAGCCTGATCATTATGAAAGTTACAATATCAAAGATATGTTCATGGAGCTGAGGAGAGACATACGCGACCTGGACGATAAGGTTTCAGGGATTAAATAA
- a CDS encoding YidH family protein translates to MQEDNKNNISNHLANERTFLAWVRTAIAMMGFGFILVKFSLFLKQLSLVAGENIIIHSQKGYSGLTGILLVAAGVLTLLMSYINYQKTKKQISRNTYEGNSTMLLTLTVSLIALSVFLIYYLVTGI, encoded by the coding sequence ATGCAGGAAGACAATAAAAACAACATCAGTAACCACCTTGCTAATGAGAGGACATTCCTGGCCTGGGTCCGGACTGCCATAGCGATGATGGGCTTTGGATTTATCCTGGTGAAATTCTCCCTTTTCCTTAAACAGCTATCGCTTGTGGCTGGAGAAAACATCATTATTCACAGTCAGAAAGGCTATTCGGGGCTGACCGGTATCCTGTTGGTAGCAGCCGGTGTGCTGACACTTCTGATGTCGTATATAAATTATCAGAAAACCAAAAAACAGATCAGCAGGAATACGTATGAGGGGAACAGTACAATGCTGCTAACGTTAACGGTATCCCTTATTGCCTTAAGCGTTTTCCTGATCTATTACCTGGTTACCGGTATCTGA